The following proteins are encoded in a genomic region of Leucoraja erinacea ecotype New England chromosome 21, Leri_hhj_1, whole genome shotgun sequence:
- the LOC129707153 gene encoding copine-1-like isoform X4 has translation MAQCVTKVQLTISCQDLMDKDVGSKSDPLCVLLQNTGADDQWIELDRTERVKNCQKPEFAKKLEVDYYFERVQKLKFGIYDIDNKSSATNDDDYLGGVECTLGQIVSSKTFTRPLQLKKGKLAGMGSITVVAEEMNDKRLAVLQLEARNLENKDFMGKSDPFMELFREGDGDKWQLAYRSEVIKNNLNPNWKPFSVSLQSLCNGDMQKSIKVTCSDYDGDGSHDLIGLFETNLSQLQQVESGSPMEFDCINPEKKKKKKSYKNSGIIRVRSCKIETDYSFLDYVMGGCQINFTVGIDFTGSNGDPRSPDSLHYISPNGVNEYVSAVSSVGQVVQDYDTDKLFPAFGFGAQIPPNWQVSHEFALNFSSDNPYCQGVQGIINAYRNALVNVRLYGPTNFSPIISHVSGFAATAAQHPAAAQYYVLLIITDGEITDLDQTRDAIVKASHLPMSIIIVGVGNADFKAMEFLDGDDGVLKSLSGQPVARDIVQFVPFRQFHNAPQEALARTVLAEVPKQLVSYYKMHNLAPINPPNPAS, from the exons ATGGCGCAGTGTGTGACAAAAGTGCAGCTGACCATTTCCTGTCAGGATCTGATGGACAAAGATGTTGGCTCTAAATCTGATCCGCTGTGTGTCTTACTTCAAAACACTGGGGCTGACGATCAATGGATAGAG CTGGACCGGACTGAGCGGGTGAAGAACTGCCAGAAGCCGGAGTTTGCAAAGAAGCTGGAGGTGGATTATTACTTTGAGCGTGTGCAGAAGCTGAAGTTTGGCATTTATGACATTGACAATAAATCCTCGGCCACGAACGATGATGACTACCTGGGAGGTGTGGAGTGTACCCTGGGACAG ATAGTTTCAAGTAAAACATTCACTCGCCCGCTGCAACTGAAGAAAGGGAAGTTAGCGGGGATGGGGAGCATCACT GTTGTAGCTGAAGAGATGAACGATAAAAGATTAGCAGTTCTTCAGCTGGAGGCCAGAAACCTGGAAAataag GATTTTATGGGGAAATCGGATCCATTTATGGAGCTGTTCAGAGAAGGAGATGGTGACAAATGGCAGCTGGCCTATCGGTCCGAG GTTATTAAGAACAACCTCAACCCCAACTGGAAGCCCTTCTCTGTGTCCTTGCAGTCCCTGTGTAACGGAGACATGCAGAAGTCCATCAAG GTGACCTGCTCTGACTATGATGGTGATGGGTCTCATGATCTGATAGGCCTTTTTGAAACTAACCTCTCTCAACTCCAACAAGTGGAATCGGGGAGCCCG ATGGAGTTTGACTGCATCAAcccagagaagaagaagaagaagaaaagctACAAGAATTCTGGCATTATTCGAGTCCGATCGTGCAAG ATAGAAACGGATTACTCTTTCCTGGATTATGTGATGGGCGGATGTCAGATCAACTTCACA GTTGGGATAGACTTCACTGGCTCCAACGGAGATCCCCGTTCCCCCGACTCCCTGCATTACATCAGCCCCAACGGGGTCAACGAGTATGTGTCAGCTGTCTCGTCTGTGGGGCAGGTGGTGCAGGATTACGACAC GGATAAGCTGTTCCCGGCCTTTGGATTTGGTGCCCAGATCCCACCTAACTGGCAG gtGTCCCACGAGTTTGCTTTGAATTTTAGCTCGGACAATCCGTATTGCCAAG GTGTACAGGGCATCATCAATGCTTACCGCAACGCCCTGGTCAACGTGCGCCTGTATGGCCCCACCAACTTCTCACCCATCATCAGCCACGTGTCCGGCTTTGCAGCGACCGCTGCCCAGCACCCGGCAGCAGCG cAATACTATGTGCTGCTGATCATCACAGACGGGGAGATCACTGACCTGGACCAGACGCGTGATGCCATTGTGAAggcgtcccacctgcccatgtccaTCATTATAGTGGGCGTGGGCAACGCTGACTTCAAGGCCATGGAGTTCCTGGATGGAGATGATGGAGTGTTGAAGTCCCTGTCTGGACAGCCTGTTGCCCGCGATATTGTGCAGTTCGTGCCCTTCAGACAGTTTCACAAC gcTCCGCAGGAGGCTCTGGCACGGACGGTCCTGGCAGAGGTGCCCAAGCAGTTAGTGAGTTACTACAAGATGCACAACCTGGCACCCATCAACCCCCCCAACCCCGCCAGCTAA
- the LOC129707153 gene encoding copine-1-like isoform X2: MAQCVTKVQLTISCQDLMDKDVGSKSDPLCVLLQNTGADDQWIELDRTERVKNCQKPEFAKKLEVDYYFERVQKLKFGIYDIDNKSSATNDDDYLGGVECTLGQIVSSKTFTRPLQLKKGKLAGMGSITVVAEEMNDKRLAVLQLEARNLENKDFMGKSDPFMELFREGDGDKWQLAYRSEVIKNNLNPNWKPFSVSLQSLCNGDMQKSIKVTCNDMDESTASDLIGEATVPMCKLLEAQDQVMEFDCINPEKKKKKKSYKNSGIIRVRSCKIETDYSFLDYVMGGCQINFTVGIDFTGSNGDPRSPDSLHYISPNGVNEYVSAVSSVGQVVQDYDTDKLFPAFGFGAQIPPNWQVSHEFALNFSSDNPYCQGVQGIINAYRNALVNVRLYGPTNFSPIISHVSGFAATAAQHPAAAQYYVLLIITDGEITDLDQTRDAIVKASHLPMSIIIVGVGNADFKAMEFLDGDDGVLKSLSGQPVARDIVQFVPFRQFHNAPQEALARTVLAEVPKQLVSYYKMHNLAPINPPNPAS; encoded by the exons ATGGCGCAGTGTGTGACAAAAGTGCAGCTGACCATTTCCTGTCAGGATCTGATGGACAAAGATGTTGGCTCTAAATCTGATCCGCTGTGTGTCTTACTTCAAAACACTGGGGCTGACGATCAATGGATAGAG CTGGACCGGACTGAGCGGGTGAAGAACTGCCAGAAGCCGGAGTTTGCAAAGAAGCTGGAGGTGGATTATTACTTTGAGCGTGTGCAGAAGCTGAAGTTTGGCATTTATGACATTGACAATAAATCCTCGGCCACGAACGATGATGACTACCTGGGAGGTGTGGAGTGTACCCTGGGACAG ATAGTTTCAAGTAAAACATTCACTCGCCCGCTGCAACTGAAGAAAGGGAAGTTAGCGGGGATGGGGAGCATCACT GTTGTAGCTGAAGAGATGAACGATAAAAGATTAGCAGTTCTTCAGCTGGAGGCCAGAAACCTGGAAAataag GATTTTATGGGGAAATCGGATCCATTTATGGAGCTGTTCAGAGAAGGAGATGGTGACAAATGGCAGCTGGCCTATCGGTCCGAG GTTATTAAGAACAACCTCAACCCCAACTGGAAGCCCTTCTCTGTGTCCTTGCAGTCCCTGTGTAACGGAGACATGCAGAAGTCCATCAAG GTGACTTGTAACGATATGGATGAGAGCACAGCGTCAGACCTGATAGGGGAGGCGACGGTGCCTATGTGTAAGCTGCTGGAAGCACAGGATCAAGTG ATGGAGTTTGACTGCATCAAcccagagaagaagaagaagaagaaaagctACAAGAATTCTGGCATTATTCGAGTCCGATCGTGCAAG ATAGAAACGGATTACTCTTTCCTGGATTATGTGATGGGCGGATGTCAGATCAACTTCACA GTTGGGATAGACTTCACTGGCTCCAACGGAGATCCCCGTTCCCCCGACTCCCTGCATTACATCAGCCCCAACGGGGTCAACGAGTATGTGTCAGCTGTCTCGTCTGTGGGGCAGGTGGTGCAGGATTACGACAC GGATAAGCTGTTCCCGGCCTTTGGATTTGGTGCCCAGATCCCACCTAACTGGCAG gtGTCCCACGAGTTTGCTTTGAATTTTAGCTCGGACAATCCGTATTGCCAAG GTGTACAGGGCATCATCAATGCTTACCGCAACGCCCTGGTCAACGTGCGCCTGTATGGCCCCACCAACTTCTCACCCATCATCAGCCACGTGTCCGGCTTTGCAGCGACCGCTGCCCAGCACCCGGCAGCAGCG cAATACTATGTGCTGCTGATCATCACAGACGGGGAGATCACTGACCTGGACCAGACGCGTGATGCCATTGTGAAggcgtcccacctgcccatgtccaTCATTATAGTGGGCGTGGGCAACGCTGACTTCAAGGCCATGGAGTTCCTGGATGGAGATGATGGAGTGTTGAAGTCCCTGTCTGGACAGCCTGTTGCCCGCGATATTGTGCAGTTCGTGCCCTTCAGACAGTTTCACAAC gcTCCGCAGGAGGCTCTGGCACGGACGGTCCTGGCAGAGGTGCCCAAGCAGTTAGTGAGTTACTACAAGATGCACAACCTGGCACCCATCAACCCCCCCAACCCCGCCAGCTAA